The following proteins are co-located in the Candidatus Methylomirabilis limnetica genome:
- a CDS encoding SDR family NAD(P)-dependent oxidoreductase, translated as MESRRVAVITGSTKGIGKAIARRLAQDGCDVVLNYHGDEDAVQVALREFEDLPVKAVAVKADVSVSAGASYLIETAISQLGSLDVLVNNVGPFLTRALYDTTDDEWRRTLDSNLSSAFYCSRAALRVMREKRAGSITNIGALNVEHSPIGVFEAPAYYIAKSGVIMLTRSLARSEAPWGIRVNAVNPGFIETETYGEYLAEDKAAWARMVPLGRLGTPDDVAEAVSYLASERARYVTGAILHVHGGLWV; from the coding sequence GTGGAATCACGACGGGTTGCGGTAATTACCGGCAGCACCAAAGGGATCGGCAAGGCGATCGCTCGGCGCCTCGCCCAGGATGGCTGTGACGTCGTCCTGAACTATCATGGCGACGAGGATGCGGTCCAAGTGGCCCTCCGGGAGTTCGAGGACCTCCCTGTAAAGGCGGTGGCTGTTAAAGCGGATGTATCCGTCTCCGCCGGCGCGTCCTATCTTATCGAGACGGCGATCAGCCAACTCGGATCCCTTGATGTCCTGGTCAACAACGTTGGTCCGTTTCTCACGCGGGCGTTGTATGACACCACCGACGACGAGTGGCGACGAACCCTGGACAGTAATCTGAGTAGCGCCTTTTATTGCAGCAGGGCAGCCCTGCGGGTCATGCGAGAGAAGCGAGCCGGCAGCATCACCAACATCGGGGCGCTCAATGTCGAGCATTCGCCGATCGGCGTCTTTGAGGCCCCGGCCTACTACATCGCCAAATCCGGCGTGATCATGCTGACCAGATCGCTCGCCAGATCCGAAGCGCCCTGGGGCATCAGGGTAAACGCCGTGAACCCCGGTTTCATCGAGACCGAGACCTACGGTGAGTATCTCGCTGAGGACAAAGCGGCCTGGGCCCGGATGGTCCCCCTTGGTCGATTGGGCACACCCGACGATGTCGCCGAGGCGGTGAGTTACCTGGCATCCGAGAGGGCGCGATACGTGACGGGGGCAATCCTCCACGTTCACGGCGGCCTCTGGGTGTGA
- a CDS encoding transposase: MAFNPDVHHRRSIRLKDYDYAQHGAYFITICTRNRERLLGSVQDGQIVLNDVGNIVESVWHGLPNRFPSVGLDAYVIMPNHVHGIITVGAQLIAPCPVGRNDKAGQEGMMNHAPTIVGNPAGMMNHAPTLGNIVRTFKAASTNVIRKSRAPAFARQRNYHEYIIRDERSLNGIRRYIQVNPLLWLYDRENPQAVCVPNKEVNRVLAKHYNFTNEDLDFIIIRCQVPVDITDGFSRLDFVQDADLSYE; this comes from the coding sequence ATGGCCTTCAATCCGGACGTTCATCATCGCCGTTCGATCCGATTGAAGGACTACGATTATGCCCAACATGGTGCGTACTTCATCACCATCTGCACACGGAACCGAGAACGTCTATTGGGGTCCGTACAGGATGGGCAAATAGTCTTAAATGATGTTGGAAATATTGTCGAATCGGTATGGCATGGGCTACCCAATCGCTTTCCATCCGTTGGATTGGATGCGTATGTCATCATGCCCAATCATGTCCATGGCATCATCACCGTAGGGGCGCAATTGATTGCGCCCTGCCCGGTCGGTCGCAACGATAAGGCCGGTCAAGAGGGCATGATGAATCACGCCCCTACGATCGTGGGCAACCCGGCGGGCATGATGAATCACGCCCCTACATTGGGCAATATTGTTCGCACATTCAAGGCTGCATCAACCAATGTGATTCGGAAAAGTCGAGCTCCCGCCTTTGCCCGGCAACGCAACTACCACGAGTACATCATCCGGGATGAGCGATCGCTGAACGGTATTCGTCGGTACATCCAGGTCAATCCGCTGCTTTGGTTATATGACAGAGAAAATCCTCAAGCAGTATGCGTACCCAACAAAGAGGTCAACCGGGTACTGGCGAAGCACTACAACTTCACGAACGAGGACCTGGATTTCATCATTATACGATGTCAAGTACCGGTTGACATAACAGATGGGTTCAGTAGGCTCGATTTTGTTCAAGATGCTGATCTTTCTTATGAATGA